From the Gallaecimonas kandeliae genome, one window contains:
- a CDS encoding 5-formyltetrahydrofolate cyclo-ligase codes for MDRNAIRQWARKQRRALTPQQQGEAALEAARQAMTLPEVHQAQSLALYLASDGELDPAPLMEALWAAGKTVLLPVLHPFTPGHLLFLHHDPAEPMAINRFGIPEPALDVRKLVPTEQVDLVFTPLVAFDGAGHRLGMGGGFYDRTLECYQGPVVGLAHDCQQYPALPAMAWDKPLSLIVTPKQIKRFPS; via the coding sequence ATGGACCGTAACGCTATCCGCCAATGGGCCCGCAAACAGCGCCGCGCCCTGACTCCCCAACAACAAGGTGAAGCCGCCCTTGAAGCGGCCCGTCAGGCCATGACCCTGCCGGAAGTGCACCAGGCCCAAAGCCTGGCCCTTTATCTCGCCAGCGACGGCGAGCTGGACCCGGCCCCCCTGATGGAAGCCCTTTGGGCTGCAGGCAAGACAGTGCTGCTGCCGGTGCTGCACCCCTTTACCCCCGGGCACCTTTTGTTCCTGCACCACGACCCGGCCGAGCCCATGGCGATCAACCGCTTCGGCATCCCAGAGCCGGCCTTGGATGTCCGTAAGCTGGTACCCACCGAGCAGGTGGATCTGGTGTTCACCCCCCTGGTGGCCTTTGACGGCGCCGGCCACCGCCTGGGCATGGGCGGCGGTTTCTACGACCGCACCCTGGAATGTTACCAGGGCCCAGTGGTGGGCCTGGCCCATGATTGCCAGCAATACCCCGCCCTGCCGGCCATGGCCTGGGACAAGCCCCTCAGCCTTATCGTCACGCCAAAGCAGATCAAACGTTTTCCCAGCTGA
- the rpiA gene encoding ribose-5-phosphate isomerase RpiA: MTQDELKKAVGWKALDYVQKDSIVGVGTGSTVNHFIDALGTIKHQIRGAVSSSEASTAKLKALGIEVFDLNSVPELSVYVDGADEINAQGHMIKGGGAALTREKIVAAVADKFVCIVDASKVVDVLGQFPLPVEVIPMARSYVARELVKLGGDPVYREGVVTDNGNVILDVHNLAITDPVALEAKINAIVGVVTNGLFAARGADVVLVGTSEGVKIR, translated from the coding sequence ATGACGCAAGACGAACTGAAAAAAGCAGTGGGCTGGAAGGCCCTGGATTATGTCCAGAAGGACAGCATTGTCGGCGTAGGTACAGGCTCTACCGTCAACCATTTCATCGATGCCCTGGGCACCATCAAGCACCAAATCCGAGGCGCCGTCTCCTCCTCCGAGGCTTCCACCGCCAAGCTCAAGGCCCTGGGCATTGAAGTGTTCGACCTCAATAGCGTCCCCGAGCTCTCCGTCTATGTGGACGGCGCCGACGAGATCAATGCCCAAGGCCACATGATCAAGGGCGGCGGCGCTGCCTTGACCCGCGAGAAGATAGTGGCGGCCGTGGCCGACAAGTTCGTCTGCATCGTCGATGCCAGCAAGGTAGTGGACGTGCTGGGCCAGTTCCCGCTGCCGGTAGAAGTGATCCCCATGGCCCGTTCCTACGTGGCCCGCGAGCTGGTCAAGCTGGGCGGCGACCCCGTCTACCGTGAGGGCGTCGTCACCGACAACGGCAACGTCATCCTCGACGTCCACAACCTGGCCATCACAGACCCCGTGGCCCTGGAAGCGAAGATCAACGCCATAGTAGGGGTGGTCACCAACGGCCTTTTCGCCGCCCGCGGCGCCGACGTGGTGCTGGTGGGTACCAGCGAAGGCGTAAAAATTCGTTGA
- the serA gene encoding phosphoglycerate dehydrogenase: MAQYSLEKDKIRILLLEGVHQSALESLRAQGYTNIEYHKGSLSGEELKAKVSDAHFLGIRSRTQVTAEVLDAAEKLCAIGCFCIGTNQVDLEAAELKGIPVFNAPFSNTRSVAELVLGETIMLLRNIPAKAAAAKRGGWDKAAVGSFEARGKTLGIIGYGHIGTQLGVLAETLGMNVIFFDIENKLVLGNARQVSLGELLKEADVVSLHVPETPATRNMFGAPELEQMKQGAILINASRGTVVDIEALAAALERGQLAGAAIDVFPVEPKGNDEAFVSPLQAFDNVILTPHIGGSTMEAQANIGGEVANKLAKYSDNGSTLSAVNFPEVSLPEHSGRSRLLHIHRNQPGVLTRINQIFADLGVNIAAQYLQTSQNIGYVVMDVDTAQAEDVLEQLKAIEGTVRARVLH, encoded by the coding sequence ATGGCCCAGTATTCCCTCGAAAAAGACAAAATCCGTATCCTGCTCCTTGAAGGTGTCCACCAAAGCGCCCTGGAGAGCCTCCGCGCCCAGGGTTACACCAACATCGAGTATCACAAAGGCTCGCTGTCCGGCGAGGAGTTGAAGGCCAAGGTGAGCGACGCCCATTTCCTGGGGATCCGCTCCCGCACCCAGGTGACGGCCGAGGTGCTGGACGCGGCGGAGAAACTCTGCGCCATCGGCTGCTTCTGCATCGGCACCAACCAGGTGGACCTGGAAGCGGCCGAACTCAAAGGCATACCTGTGTTCAACGCCCCCTTCTCCAACACCCGCTCGGTGGCGGAGCTGGTGCTGGGCGAAACCATCATGCTGCTGCGCAACATCCCCGCCAAGGCAGCCGCCGCCAAAAGGGGCGGCTGGGACAAGGCGGCCGTGGGCAGCTTCGAGGCAAGAGGCAAGACCCTCGGCATCATCGGCTACGGCCATATCGGCACCCAGCTCGGCGTACTGGCCGAGACTCTGGGCATGAACGTCATCTTCTTCGACATCGAGAACAAGCTGGTGCTGGGTAACGCCCGCCAAGTGAGCTTGGGCGAGCTGCTCAAAGAAGCCGACGTGGTCAGTCTGCACGTGCCCGAGACCCCGGCCACCCGCAACATGTTCGGGGCCCCCGAGCTGGAGCAGATGAAGCAGGGCGCCATCCTCATCAATGCCTCCCGCGGCACTGTGGTAGACATCGAGGCCCTGGCCGCAGCTCTGGAAAGGGGCCAACTGGCCGGCGCCGCCATAGACGTCTTCCCCGTCGAGCCCAAGGGCAACGACGAGGCCTTCGTCAGCCCCCTGCAGGCCTTCGACAACGTCATCCTCACCCCCCATATCGGCGGCTCCACCATGGAGGCCCAGGCCAATATCGGCGGCGAGGTGGCCAACAAGCTGGCCAAGTACTCCGACAACGGCTCCACCCTGTCGGCAGTCAACTTCCCTGAGGTGTCCTTGCCCGAGCACAGCGGCCGCTCCCGCCTGCTGCACATCCACCGTAACCAACCCGGTGTGCTGACCCGCATCAACCAGATCTTCGCCGACCTGGGGGTCAACATCGCGGCCCAGTACCTGCAGACCAGCCAGAACATCGGCTACGTGGTAATGGACGTGGATACGGCCCAGGCCGAAGACGTGCTGGAGCAGCTCAAGGCCATCGAAGGCACAGTGCGGGCCAGGGTGCTGCACTGA
- a CDS encoding lauroyl-Kdo(2)-lipid IV(A) myristoyltransferase, protein MSSDNSYNAAFNLKLLHPRYWGQWLAVFTLYLLTWLPVSAKNRLGAGLARWLCRRRLLAKRRQVMFLNLSRCFPEMPQAEQQALFEANVRAFCQTIMTLGELGWRSSAFLKRRLRIEDQGRLAQLLADGKPLIFLAPHTFALDWTARALILAGFNMCNIFKPTGKPVFDYMIFKSRTRQGGSQFSRGEGMGALVKAIRRGSPCLYVADEDLGMEASVFAPFFATEKCTLPALGRLAQASRATVVPLVAGYEAESGQFVLQVEPPLAALPVEDMASATVMNQAYEGLIQRFPADFMWSLKLLRNRDGSRPYAKG, encoded by the coding sequence ATGTCCAGCGATAACAGCTACAACGCCGCCTTCAATCTCAAGTTGCTCCACCCCCGTTATTGGGGCCAGTGGCTGGCCGTATTCACCCTTTACCTGCTGACCTGGCTGCCCGTTTCTGCCAAGAACCGCCTGGGCGCCGGCCTGGCCCGCTGGTTGTGCCGGCGCCGCCTGCTGGCCAAGCGCCGCCAGGTGATGTTCCTGAACCTCAGCCGCTGCTTCCCCGAGATGCCTCAGGCCGAGCAGCAGGCCCTGTTCGAGGCCAATGTCCGGGCCTTCTGCCAGACCATAATGACCCTGGGGGAGTTGGGCTGGCGCTCCAGCGCCTTCCTCAAGCGCCGCCTGCGTATCGAGGACCAGGGCCGGCTGGCCCAGTTGCTGGCCGACGGCAAGCCGCTCATCTTCCTGGCCCCCCACACCTTTGCCCTGGACTGGACGGCCCGCGCCCTGATCCTGGCGGGCTTCAACATGTGCAACATCTTCAAACCCACCGGCAAGCCGGTGTTCGACTACATGATCTTCAAGAGCCGGACCCGGCAGGGGGGCTCGCAGTTCAGCCGGGGTGAAGGCATGGGGGCCCTGGTCAAGGCCATCCGCCGGGGTAGCCCCTGCCTCTACGTGGCAGACGAGGATCTGGGGATGGAGGCGTCCGTCTTCGCGCCTTTCTTTGCCACCGAAAAATGCACTTTGCCGGCCCTGGGCCGCCTGGCCCAGGCCTCCCGCGCCACTGTGGTGCCGCTGGTGGCCGGTTACGAGGCCGAGTCTGGCCAGTTCGTATTGCAGGTGGAGCCGCCCCTGGCGGCGCTGCCGGTTGAAGACATGGCCTCGGCCACCGTCATGAACCAGGCCTACGAGGGGCTGATCCAGCGCTTCCCGGCGGATTTCATGTGGTCCTTGAAGTTGCTGCGCAACCGTGACGGCAGCCGGCCTTACGCCAAGGGCTAG
- a CDS encoding LapD/MoxY N-terminal periplasmic domain-containing protein, with protein sequence MTLQRQILWFLSLSFLLVLLVVFVVEFNTSRDALDRQMETDVQNASTALGLTLSPFLEKEDRGAIDTVLQSIFDAGFYREIRLDWYAKGEVIAKNNSPHIYQVPNWFVKLPLFKPVSQEQVLTSGWLQVANLKVVGNPAVAYQALWRTGIQLGWTLGLLYLAMLLLVWRGVKHLLRPLHAVARQAKRITKRQFGEPIKEPKTRELKALVNAMNEMSTRVRMMFESQDAQISRMRLSTQTDPVSGLANRSHLMSHLSAWLSEAGTGGLMLMEIRWLDNLRKKSGYQARDGIIPELAARLGTLCIKGSRCVAARISHTEFALLSCNGDQQQLADWLQEVFQELQAFSAQMGQSGEELALALVPRGEHQQASALLASADSALHQAWQQTPHCYMPKEELQAPSQQGWRESLTLAIKEKRFGLLRQPAMGVDGDCLHQEWFVCLEMDGKRYPASAFLAFVEQFSLAQALDLAMARRLVQEGLLDPEHLNVLNLSLATVRSPDALLEVVAARHPGLELAFEVSEDIALADPVATRALVARLRKQRIGFGVDHVGRRMESLRYLHDLAPDHIKLDQSLACYEDDNEVGQEVIRALARIGQSLQIKVIATRVEKGEELQQIKSLGVQGYQGYIMPPQAL encoded by the coding sequence ATGACTTTGCAACGACAGATCCTCTGGTTTCTCAGCCTCAGTTTCCTGCTGGTGTTGCTGGTGGTCTTTGTGGTGGAGTTCAATACCTCCAGGGATGCCCTCGACCGCCAGATGGAAACCGATGTCCAGAACGCCTCGACGGCCCTGGGCCTGACCTTGTCCCCCTTCCTGGAAAAGGAGGACAGGGGAGCCATAGACACCGTTCTCCAATCCATCTTCGATGCGGGCTTCTACCGGGAGATCCGCCTGGACTGGTACGCCAAGGGGGAGGTGATCGCCAAGAACAACAGCCCCCATATCTACCAGGTGCCCAACTGGTTCGTGAAGCTGCCGCTGTTCAAGCCGGTCAGCCAGGAGCAGGTGCTGACCTCTGGCTGGCTGCAGGTGGCCAATCTCAAGGTGGTGGGCAATCCGGCGGTGGCCTACCAGGCCTTGTGGCGCACAGGTATCCAACTGGGCTGGACTCTGGGGCTGCTCTACCTGGCAATGCTGTTGCTGGTGTGGCGGGGGGTCAAGCACCTGCTCAGGCCCCTCCATGCGGTGGCCCGCCAGGCCAAACGTATCACCAAGCGCCAGTTTGGCGAGCCCATCAAGGAACCCAAGACCCGCGAACTCAAGGCGCTGGTCAACGCCATGAACGAGATGAGCACCAGGGTCCGGATGATGTTCGAGAGCCAGGATGCGCAGATCAGCCGGATGCGCCTGTCTACCCAGACCGATCCCGTGTCTGGCCTTGCCAACCGCAGCCACCTGATGTCACACCTTTCCGCCTGGCTGTCGGAGGCCGGCACCGGTGGCCTGATGCTGATGGAGATACGCTGGCTAGATAACCTTCGCAAGAAAAGCGGCTACCAGGCCAGGGACGGTATCATTCCCGAGCTGGCGGCGCGCCTGGGTACCCTCTGCATCAAGGGCAGTCGCTGCGTGGCGGCCCGCATCAGCCATACCGAGTTCGCTCTCCTCAGCTGCAACGGTGACCAGCAGCAGCTGGCCGACTGGCTGCAGGAGGTCTTCCAGGAACTCCAGGCCTTCTCCGCCCAGATGGGCCAATCGGGAGAGGAACTGGCCCTGGCCCTGGTGCCGAGAGGGGAGCACCAGCAGGCTTCGGCCCTCCTGGCCAGCGCCGACAGCGCTCTCCACCAAGCCTGGCAGCAGACTCCCCACTGTTACATGCCCAAGGAAGAGCTGCAGGCCCCCAGCCAACAGGGCTGGCGCGAGTCCCTGACCCTGGCCATCAAGGAAAAACGCTTCGGCCTGCTGCGCCAACCGGCCATGGGGGTGGACGGCGACTGCCTGCATCAGGAGTGGTTTGTCTGCCTGGAGATGGATGGCAAACGCTACCCGGCCAGCGCCTTCCTGGCCTTTGTCGAACAGTTCAGCCTGGCCCAGGCCTTGGATCTGGCCATGGCCAGGCGCCTGGTACAGGAGGGCCTGCTGGATCCCGAACATCTCAATGTCTTGAACCTGAGCCTGGCCACGGTGCGCAGTCCCGATGCCCTGCTGGAAGTGGTGGCGGCCAGGCACCCCGGTTTGGAGCTGGCTTTCGAAGTCAGCGAGGACATAGCGCTGGCCGACCCTGTCGCCACCCGGGCCTTGGTGGCGCGGCTGCGCAAACAGCGCATCGGTTTCGGTGTGGACCACGTGGGCCGGCGTATGGAGTCCCTGCGCTACCTCCACGACCTGGCTCCAGATCACATCAAGCTGGACCAAAGCCTGGCCTGTTATGAGGATGACAACGAGGTAGGACAAGAGGTGATCCGGGCCCTGGCGCGGATAGGCCAAAGCCTGCAAATCAAGGTCATAGCGACTCGGGTGGAGAAGGGCGAGGAACTTCAGCAAATCAAGAGCTTGGGCGTTCAGGGCTACCAAGGCTACATAATGCCGCCCCAGGCCTTGTAA
- a CDS encoding transglutaminase-like cysteine peptidase: MKKALWLLPLLPGLLWAGLSQQDMAKARLKVVATYGEAAGRRLDDWQRLLAQDLDKPEALKLQLVNDFFNQLHFVSDQKLWGQEDYWATPLEFIGADGGDCEDFAIAKFFTLLALGVPENKMRITYVKALQLNQYHMVLAFYPQPNAVPLILDNLISDIRRADVRTDLLPIYSFNGKQLWLSKEKGRGQLVGDSARLKRWQDLQARFGVNQLGKPKLALK; encoded by the coding sequence ATGAAAAAAGCGCTGTGGTTGCTGCCGTTATTGCCCGGCCTGTTGTGGGCCGGGCTTTCCCAACAGGATATGGCAAAGGCCAGGCTCAAGGTGGTGGCCACCTATGGTGAAGCGGCAGGGCGTCGCCTGGACGACTGGCAGCGGCTGCTGGCCCAGGATCTGGACAAGCCGGAAGCCCTGAAGCTGCAGTTGGTGAACGACTTCTTCAACCAGCTGCACTTCGTCAGTGACCAAAAACTCTGGGGCCAGGAAGATTACTGGGCCACGCCCCTGGAATTCATCGGCGCCGACGGCGGTGACTGCGAGGACTTCGCCATCGCCAAATTTTTTACCCTGCTTGCACTTGGGGTTCCGGAAAACAAGATGCGTATTACTTACGTCAAAGCCCTGCAGTTGAACCAGTACCACATGGTGCTGGCCTTCTATCCCCAGCCCAACGCTGTGCCGCTGATCTTGGATAACCTGATCAGCGACATCCGCCGCGCCGATGTGCGCACCGATCTGCTGCCCATCTACTCCTTCAACGGTAAGCAGCTCTGGCTAAGCAAGGAGAAGGGGCGGGGCCAACTGGTGGGGGACAGCGCCAGGCTCAAGCGCTGGCAGGACCTGCAGGCCAGGTTTGGCGTCAACCAGTTGGGCAAGCCAAAACTGGCGTTGAAATAA
- a CDS encoding OmpA family protein — protein sequence MKSYLLTLTSVLLLAGCGMHDTVSYDQVTTQANDLTDPDSDGVINARDKCADTLQGAEIDNYGCGNQADKVQRFDLKVLFANDSSYIDPRYYGEIGKVADFMNKYPESKLTLEGHCSKVGSAEYNMKLSQRRVDAVAKVLEDEYKVEASRITAIGYGFSRPLDTSMSQEAHRKNRRVVAELSGAKNLPVMKWTIYSVDNQ from the coding sequence ATGAAAAGCTATCTGTTGACCCTGACCTCCGTGCTGCTCCTGGCTGGCTGCGGCATGCACGATACGGTGTCCTACGATCAGGTGACCACCCAGGCCAATGATCTGACCGATCCCGACAGCGACGGCGTGATCAACGCCAGGGACAAGTGCGCCGATACCCTGCAGGGAGCCGAGATCGACAACTACGGGTGCGGCAACCAGGCTGACAAGGTGCAGCGCTTTGACCTCAAGGTACTGTTCGCCAACGACTCCTCCTACATAGACCCCCGCTATTACGGGGAGATAGGCAAGGTGGCCGACTTCATGAACAAGTACCCGGAATCCAAGCTGACCCTGGAGGGGCATTGCTCCAAGGTGGGTTCCGCCGAGTACAACATGAAGCTGTCCCAGCGGCGGGTGGATGCGGTGGCCAAGGTACTGGAAGACGAATACAAGGTCGAAGCTTCACGGATCACCGCCATCGGCTACGGTTTCAGCCGGCCCTTGGACACCTCCATGAGCCAGGAAGCCCACCGCAAAAACCGGCGGGTGGTCGCCGAGTTGTCCGGCGCCAAGAACCTGCCGGTGATGAAGTGGACCATCTACAGCGTCGACAACCAGTGA
- a CDS encoding TolC family outer membrane protein, whose amino-acid sequence MKARQWSFTVAALAVAVMGHASAASLEQTVAGTLDTHPDLRIVFSRYKAYQEQMRQAKSGYLPQVDLSAGYGYEKSDSPSVRALTGGHDRSLHRGEATISLRQMLFDGFRVSSEVDRLSNEAKAEQYQLLSSAENTALKVSKVYLDVIRQKAILELANRNLESHQKIFDSIRQRTESGVGTSSDLSQIAGRLARAQANVMAAQNNYDDAVANYIREVNAQPENLVIPVPDADMLPKTLDEGLEMAKTKHPLLESSQYDVSAAQAERRGAKSNYYPNFYLEVSQSDNNNLDGFKGYNNQFQAMVRMRYNLFAGGHDSARVRETTYKLGEAKEIQQRTWREVAEGLRLSWNAYQSLDKQMSYIRRHVEASKETQVAYAKQFDLGKRTLLDLLDTENELFEARRDYLNAEFDETYARYRVLNAEGLLLDSLRVTRPPIWHGEE is encoded by the coding sequence ATGAAAGCCAGACAATGGTCGTTCACGGTTGCCGCCCTTGCTGTAGCGGTGATGGGGCATGCCTCGGCGGCATCCCTGGAACAAACGGTGGCGGGCACCCTGGATACCCATCCGGATCTGCGCATCGTATTTTCCCGGTACAAGGCCTACCAGGAGCAGATGCGCCAGGCCAAGTCCGGTTATTTGCCACAGGTCGATCTCAGCGCTGGCTACGGTTATGAGAAGAGCGACAGCCCTTCTGTCCGTGCCTTGACCGGCGGCCATGACCGCAGCCTGCACAGGGGCGAAGCGACCATCTCCCTGCGCCAGATGCTTTTTGACGGCTTCAGGGTCTCGTCCGAAGTGGACCGGCTTTCCAACGAGGCCAAGGCCGAGCAGTACCAACTGCTGTCGTCGGCGGAAAACACGGCACTGAAAGTATCCAAGGTCTACCTGGATGTCATTCGCCAGAAAGCCATACTGGAACTGGCCAACCGCAACCTCGAGTCCCATCAGAAGATCTTCGACAGCATCCGCCAGCGTACCGAGTCCGGTGTCGGCACCAGTTCTGATCTCTCGCAGATCGCCGGGCGCCTGGCCAGGGCCCAGGCCAACGTCATGGCGGCCCAGAACAACTACGACGACGCCGTGGCCAACTATATCCGCGAGGTCAACGCCCAGCCGGAAAACCTGGTGATCCCGGTGCCAGACGCCGACATGCTGCCCAAGACCCTCGACGAGGGCCTGGAGATGGCCAAGACCAAGCACCCATTGCTGGAATCCAGCCAGTACGACGTTTCTGCCGCCCAGGCCGAACGCCGTGGTGCCAAGTCCAACTACTACCCCAACTTCTACCTGGAAGTGTCGCAGAGCGACAACAACAACCTGGATGGCTTCAAGGGGTACAACAACCAGTTCCAGGCCATGGTGCGGATGCGCTACAACCTCTTCGCCGGCGGTCACGACTCGGCCAGGGTCAGGGAAACCACCTACAAGCTGGGCGAGGCCAAGGAGATCCAGCAGCGCACCTGGCGTGAAGTGGCCGAAGGGCTGCGCCTGTCTTGGAACGCTTACCAGAGCCTGGACAAACAGATGTCCTACATACGCCGCCATGTGGAGGCCAGCAAGGAAACCCAGGTGGCCTACGCCAAGCAGTTTGACCTCGGCAAACGTACCCTGCTGGACCTGCTGGATACCGAAAACGAACTGTTCGAGGCCAGGCGGGATTACCTTAACGCCGAGTTCGACGAGACCTATGCCCGCTACCGGGTGCTGAACGCGGAAGGCCTGCTGCTGGATTCGCTGCGGGTAACCCGTCCCCCCATCTGGCATGGCGAAGAGTAA
- a CDS encoding HlyD family type I secretion periplasmic adaptor subunit, which translates to MSEQWALDSQSQLMNTQLRYHRILLWIMALLMGCFLIWATQSQLEEVARGKGKVIPSQQLQVVQSVDGGVVEAIYVHEGQMVEAGQPLLRINDVRFQSDYRQKTRELVGLQSAVTRLDAELKSVILNNDAPDWHQQVQVEQQPFTYPEDFKKDYPELVSRQASEYRDRLTNLGNQLSILGEQITQRQQELSELDAKISHQQESLALATKELELTEPLAAQGVVSEVELLKLRRQINDMRGELAMAKTNKPKVIAAREEAIFKRRDAALQFRTQVQEELRRTELQLNSQQESTAGLEDKVARTQLVSPVKGTVKTLHVNTVGAVVQAGTPVVEIVPLEGQLLVEARISPRDIAFLRPGQPAVVRLTAYDFAIYGSLKGILDHISADSLVDDDGNAYYLIRVRTEKPYIVSGKKELPIIPGMLTEVDVITGEHSVLDYLLKPILRARTRALRER; encoded by the coding sequence ATGAGTGAGCAATGGGCCCTGGACAGCCAAAGCCAACTGATGAACACCCAGCTGCGCTACCACCGCATTCTGCTGTGGATCATGGCGCTGCTGATGGGTTGTTTCCTGATCTGGGCCACCCAGTCCCAGCTGGAGGAGGTGGCCAGGGGTAAGGGTAAGGTGATCCCTTCCCAGCAGCTGCAGGTGGTGCAGAGTGTCGACGGTGGCGTGGTGGAGGCCATCTATGTCCATGAGGGGCAGATGGTGGAAGCGGGCCAGCCCTTGCTGCGTATCAACGATGTCCGTTTCCAATCGGACTATCGCCAGAAGACCCGTGAACTGGTGGGGCTGCAGAGCGCCGTCACCCGCCTGGACGCCGAGCTTAAAAGCGTGATCCTGAACAACGACGCTCCCGACTGGCACCAGCAGGTGCAGGTGGAACAACAACCTTTTACCTACCCTGAGGATTTCAAGAAGGATTACCCGGAGCTGGTGTCCCGCCAAGCCTCCGAATACCGGGACAGGCTCACCAACCTGGGTAACCAGTTGTCCATCTTGGGGGAACAGATCACCCAGCGCCAGCAGGAATTGTCTGAGCTGGATGCCAAGATCTCACACCAGCAGGAAAGCCTGGCCCTGGCCACCAAGGAGCTGGAGCTGACCGAACCCCTGGCGGCCCAGGGGGTGGTCTCCGAAGTGGAACTGCTGAAACTGCGCCGCCAGATCAACGACATGCGCGGCGAGCTGGCCATGGCCAAGACCAACAAGCCCAAGGTCATAGCGGCCCGTGAAGAGGCCATCTTCAAGCGTCGCGATGCCGCCCTGCAATTTCGCACCCAGGTCCAGGAAGAGCTGCGGCGCACCGAGTTGCAACTCAACTCCCAGCAGGAAAGTACCGCCGGCCTGGAAGACAAGGTTGCCCGCACCCAGTTGGTGTCACCGGTCAAAGGCACCGTCAAGACGCTGCACGTCAATACGGTGGGTGCAGTGGTCCAGGCCGGCACCCCAGTGGTCGAAATAGTGCCCCTGGAAGGGCAATTGCTGGTGGAGGCCAGGATCAGCCCAAGGGATATCGCCTTTCTTAGGCCGGGCCAGCCCGCCGTGGTTAGGTTGACGGCCTATGACTTCGCTATCTACGGGAGTTTAAAAGGAATTTTGGACCATATCAGTGCCGATTCACTGGTGGATGACGATGGGAACGCCTATTACTTGATAAGGGTAAGGACGGAAAAACCCTATATCGTCAGCGGCAAAAAGGAATTGCCCATCATTCCCGGCATGCTGACGGAGGTGGACGTCATCACCGGGGAGCATTCTGTACTCGATTACCTGCTTAAGCCCATATTGCGCGCGCGGACCAGAGCGCTGCGCGAAAGATAA